From Brachyspira hampsonii:
GCATTTTCTATAAAATACATTTTTGAAGTCTTTTCAAATAAATGCTTTAAGATTAGTGCTCTATTATAATTGCATTTAGGATATTTAGAGTTTATATCCAAAACTCTGCTGTAGCAATGAAAAGAGTTTACAGCATATTCATAATTTTTAGTTTTAAGAAATATTTGATAATGCATCACTCCCATATCAAAATAATAATCTATATTATTTTTTTCTATATTAATGATATATTCCAAATAAAATAATGAAAATAAAGCATATTTTATTCTTTTGGTAATAAAAAATAAATGTTTAAAAAAATCAATGCATAATCTTATAGAAAATATATCTATATTAAAACTGCTGAGACATTTACCAGCCTTTATCAGATATTTATTATTTTTATGAATATCATACATAACATTATTTAAAATAAATAAATATTTATTGGCAAGAATTCTATTTTGAGGAAGAAGATTAATATATTTATCAAAATAATCATTTATAATAATTTTGTCATCGTATTCGCTGAACAATATAAAATAAATATTGCTTAACTTTTTATAAATAATATCTATACCTGCACCATTATATAAAGATGAATCATAATAATCTAAAGATTTCATAATATATTCATATTTGCTTTCTTTATCAAAAGTATTATTAGAAATTTTTAAATAATATACATCACCTAATCCTTCTAATGATATTAATGATTGTTGATTATTGTATAATACAGTTTCAAAGCAGGATAAACTATTATTAAAAATTTCTTCAACATTATAATTACTGTAGAGATTATTATACAAAAATCCCAAATTCTCAAATGCAGTATAATATGTACTGTCAATATCAATAGCCTTAAGATAATTTTTTTCAGCTGATTGATAATTCTCAAAACTGCTTTCTAATAATTGTAAATGATAAAGAAGTGCCAAATTATAATATAATGTTTTATCATATTCATTTATCTCTAAAGCATAATTAAAATTTTCCAAAGCAGTATTAAAATATTTTATATCCTTTTTTACTTTGTACGCCTCGTAATAGAGTATAGCTTTCTGTGATAAATTTCTGATATCATATCTGAAAATATTAAAATGTTTTTCTATATATGACAATGATAAATTAAAGTATTTATCGCTGTTATGATCTTCAATATATCTAAGCCTATAAAGATCGCTTACAGCAATGAATGAATTTGAATGGCTGAAAAATAATAATGATTTACTAAAAAATTCATCTCTTAAATTATTATCAGAGCATGAAAACTTATCGTCTAAACTATTACTGTATAAAAAATGATAAAAGCAGCCCAAATTATAATTCATATAATAATTTAATACATTATCATTATCTAATTGTCCTTCATTTAATAAAGTCTCATAATCATTAATAACAAATTTAAAATAATTCACATCATCAAAATATAAAAATGCCAATCTGTATAGTTCAAATCTATTAATATATGTATAAAAATAATCAGGGTCTATAGCAAGTGCTTTATTATAATAAAATAAAGAATTATCAAAATCATCTTTATTTTTAGTTATTGAAAATCGGCATTCATACAAATAGGCAATAGAATTTAATATATCTGTATCATCTGTATCTAAATGATTGAATGCCGACAAAGAAGCATTAAAATATAATTCATCTTTTGTATTTTTATAGCATAAAATATAAATATGTGCTATAAAATAATATGAACTATTATCTGAATTTTTAACTTCATTATAATAATTCATAGCTGAAGAAAAGTCTTCACTATTTTGAGTTAAACTATATCTCATACAGTAGATATATCCCAAAAGAATATATAATATATTATTAGGATTATTAACCTCTTCTATCTTTTTTAAAACAGAAACAGCATCATCAGAAAAATGTATGTATTTACTATACTTAAACATAATAGTATGTAAAAAACCGACATTAAGTAAAATATTAATATCATTACTTGTATAGTACAAATCTATATAATAATTTATAGAAAGCAAATAATAATCAGGATTTTTAGTAAAAATAAATTGATCTTTATATAATTCAGCTATATGATCTAAAACAAATATATTATCATTATCAAAATCTAATATTTGTAAATATTCCTCTGCCGCAATATTAAAATGTTTTTCTTTTTCAGCATTTGAATACTTACATTTATAGAGTGAAAAAATATTATAGCTTAAATTTATATCACTGCCTATTAAATTTAATACTTCTTTGTACGATTCTAATGCTTTATTAAAATATTCATTATTTTTAGTTATCGTGTATTTAAAATGATTTAATATTGCCGAAATAAAATGACTAATTTCGCTATTATAATGAATTATTCTTTCTATATGATCTGATGCTATATCATAATAAATATCATCATAATCATAAATATATTTAGTATAATATAAAAATGCCGCCTTATTTCTAGCGTATAAATTATTACTGTTTTTTATAAGTATTGAATTTATACTTCCTATAACATTCTCAAAACTTTCATTATCACCGTTATAGGCACATTCATCTATATAAGAATCTACAAGCAGCGGAAGTATTGCCGTATCATTATAACGAATATTTAATATCTTATCATTTTTTAGTTTTTCAGTTAAATCATAAAAAAATAAATCATTATTTTCTAATGTTTCAAAATTGAGTTTTTTAAGAAATGAAAGACCGGAATCTGCTCTCATATTATGAATAAAATTATAATAATTCATATTGTAATTTTCTATTTTTCTTGTATTCCTTCAATTTTTTATAAATTATAAAATCAGCAATTATATTATATATGTAAAAACAATTTATTTAAATATAAAAAATAATTTTATATAAAAAAAGAAGAAATTGATTATCTCTTCTTTTTATAAGGCTTAGTTTTGTTTATGTATGAATTATTTATTATTTTTTATTTCATTATATTTTTGAAGAAAATCATTGGCTATCTTTCTTAATTCTTTAGCATACTCCATATTAAAATTTATTGAATTATTAATAATGAGTTCATCAGGATTTCTTTTATGCATTTCTAATTTTATTTTATTTCTTTCCAAATACATTTTTTTTCTTAATTCTGAGATTTTAGGCTGATATTCTTTTTTTAATTCCATTATTTTATATAATTGTTCTTTAGTAAGAGAATCTTCATTATATATAAAGTAAGTATAAGGTTCATTACTAGAATAATAATTTTTTCTTTCAGCGAATAATGATACAGATAATACAACTGTAATAAAAACAACTAGAATAACGCGTTTCATAGTTTTCTCCTAATACCAATTTTAATATATAATAATTAGACGAATTACATGATTAAAAGTTTCCAAATATTTTAACCAAAGACAATAAAATTCTTTTTTGTTTTTATTTAACTTATTAACACCCACCCAAGCTGTAATTAGCAACGCACGCAGAATATATTTTAAAGTTATAGTAAAAATTGTATTATTATTAGATTTATATTTTTTGTTTCGTTTACCGTGCGGTGTATAGGCAATAAATTAAAAATGCACTTGGGCGGGTGCTAACAGATGTTATTTAAACAATAAAACAAATATAAAGCTAAAATTCAAAGTAAAGCAATAAATTATAAAGGGCGGGGATTGAGAAAAAGTTTTTAATTTTTTGGCTTTATTCTAATTCCCACCCTCTAGGCTCGATACTTTAATATGCATTATAATATTTATTTTCTTTTTTATTTTTATTTAACTTATTAACGCCCACCCAAGTTTTTATTAAATTTATAGAATTAATTACCAAGACATCTGAAATCCGAAACCTACATATAAATCATTTAAAGTAGGATAATTCACTATCGCATTTTTATCTAAAGTTGTAGGAAGTCTTAAAGCTAATAATATATAAGGTTCCCCTGTTACAATATTTTGATAACCTGATATAGGAATGCTTGCATCAAATCCTACTTTTAAAGCTGCAGAATGCATGTATTCTTTTGAGAAATAAGCAAATCTATATAAAATAGAAGCAAAAAAATTATCAAAATATATATGACTTAAATTAAAATGAGAACTTAAATAACCTAAAATTTCAACATCACCGCCTAAAAAATAGTTTGATTTATATTTTTTATTTTTTACATAAGCATAAAATTCCTCAGGTGCACTTACTTCTCTTGATCCGAATACTGTAGAGTTTCCATCAAATGCTGTATTTGTATAGAACGCATAAGAACCATAAAAACTTGCTCTTATAGGAACATATCTTGTTTGAAACTTTGTGCTGAAATCTATTGCAAATTTATTATATTTAATAGAGTATGTAGGAATAACTGTAAGATTAACTAAATCATCTCTATATGGTTTGTCGGTTCTTACTCTGAATATCATTGACGCTTTGAGAGAAACATTTAAAGTCCAAGAAGAATATTTCCAAGTAAATGCTGATGATGTATTGGTTTGAGGATTAACAAATTCTGAAAATAAAGCCCCTGAAATCGTAGGTTCAATATTAAAATATAATTTATCGCTTTCTGTATTAAGCTCAAACTTCATAGAAAGATAACTATTCAATCTCCAATAATTTAAAGAAGAATATACAACATCGCTTTTAAATCCGAAGTACAAAGGATAAATCATACTAAAAGATGTAACTGATAATTCTGTTTGCAGAAAGTTGGAAGGTATATCATATCCAAGCCATATTAAAGCCAAATTATTTGCAGAAGGCGAAGATACTACAGATAATATACCAAGCCCATTTATAAGAAAAGGAAAACTATCACTCATCTGCGGCAGAGGAACCCACATGCTCCAAGGCCTAAAATATTTAAAACTATTATAATTGCCAAGCTCCATTTGAGGAGTAAACTCATATTTATTAATTGTTTTATCAGTGTATGTGAAATTTTTTGTTTGAGATGTATCGTCTGTATATTTCATAAGCCTGTCAAATTCTGAAAATCTTCCTTTATAATAAATACTCTCTCCAGCATATACAGCAGAAAATACTCCTCCTGAATAGTCTTTTGTGTATAGCTTAATGCTGTTATTGTCTAAATCAATTTCTCCTAGCTTATAAAATCTGTCATTATTATTATACGAAAAAAGAAGTTTATTATTTGAGTATTTTAAATAGCGTACATAGTTAAGAGTATTATCCTTTGTATCAATATATTTTAATGTTTTGTTATTATAATTAAATACTGCTATATGTTTTACTCCGTTATCTGTAACTATCAATGCTATATTATTATCATCAATAACCGCAGGAAAACCGTATCCGAAATTATCATTTGCCTGTAATAAAATTTCTTTTTCATCGTTTTCATTTATGTACACTAAAATAGAGTTATGCAGATCCTTTGATATTCCTATAATCCCATTTCTAAAATATCTTGCATACTGAATATCAAACCATTTTCTTTTAGTTCTAGTTTTTTTATTTAAATCATATTCTTTTACAATGTATTTATAAAGTCCTCCGTTATACATATATGACACTATTAAGGCATTGCTTCCGTCTTTTGATATATCCAAACTTTCAGAGCTTTTATCTATTAAAAACTCAAGTTTCAAATCTTTTTTATTATTTTCATTATTTCTTTTTTCTTTATATGAATATAATGCTCCAATATCTCCGTCTATATAGTATAAAGTATCATTGTATGATGCAATATCATTAATAAAAGTTTCTTTATCATTTACTCTTAACTCTTCGCTTGGATTAATATTTGTAAGCACCAAATAGTTTTGAAAGTCCGACCATATCTCAGTAAATTTTATTCCATATACTTTTTTAAAAGATCCGTAAACTCCAGAGTTATAAATAAGAAATGAAAAGCTAAGACTAGTCTGCATTTTTTTCCAAAACTCATTGTATTTCTCCATTCCAAATCTTTCCTGCAGATATTTTGAGAAAAGTCCTCCATATTCATAATATACATCTCCATAAGGGCTTTTACTCCATAAATAAGATGTTTGAATTGGCGTTCTAAAATTGCCTTCAAATATATCCTGTCTTAATCTCTGTTTAATAAGCGGATCATTAGCCCTTCCAAGTCCTGTAAAACTTTCCATACTCACAGGAGCACCCTCTATCATAAAAGGCATAGCATTAAGATGCACAAAAGAAGCCCAATTTCCCATCACCTTAGTTGCAAGCCCTGTATTTTCTGATGCCATAGTTAGTAAATGAGTAAGTTCATGTATAAATACTGTTTCAAAGTTATTATTATAACTAGTGAAATTTTCGTCCATATTAGTATCATATAGAATCAGTGTTGAATATGGTATTATCATTGCTGATGAATTAAAAATATTAAAGTCTGGAGTGATAGTTATAGGTATTTTTCCTCTTACTGTGCTATTTAAAATTTTAGAATATTTATAGTATATATCATCCGCTACTTTTGCCAGATTCTCAGCTGTTCTTCTGGACTCTATAGGAAAGATTATTTCAAATTTTTCTGTTTGTATAGTATATAATTTTCTAAACGGTTTGAAAACTTGAGGGTAAAGATTAGCCACCATAATAAGAATTAAAGCAAAAAATAAAACAGTTTTTTTCATAAATAAATGATAGTATATTATAGTTTGGCATTTTTGCAATAAATTGTTATATATATCTTAATTATAATTTTAAAAAATTAAAGGAATAAAAAATATTAGATTGCTGACTTAAGAGTGCATAACACTAAAAATAAAATTTAAATAAAAACAGCAGTATAACTATTTATTTTTTATTTACAATATAAATTCCAAAATAAATTATTAGCAATCCTATAACAATGCTTAATATATAAGAAATACTATCAGAAATCGGAAGTTTTATATTTTTTGGTTCATCAGGATCATACCATAAAGGCAATTCATCGCCTACTTTTCTAAATGGATAATGACTTCTTAAAGCAGCATATAATGTTCCATGATTATCAGCTTCATAACTTATTACCATTACCTTTTTATATCTAATTTTTCTAGGGTTATATACTATTTTTTTTCTATCTAACTTTTCAACCACTCCTACAGTATGAATATAATTTCTTGTATTAATAAAAGAAAAGAATCCTACTACCCCCTCAAAAGTTAAAGCTATTCCTGCAAAACATACCAATATTTTTTCTATAATTGAAATAATTGAAATTTTTTTTCTATTCATTATTAGAACTCCAATATCTTTTAATAATATATGAAATTTAAAACAATATTATTTTTTCATTAAAATAGCTTAGTATTATATTTCATTTGCAATGCTTTTATTTGGGTTAATCTATTTTGTTATTGTATTTTTTACTTCTAATTTTTTCCCATATAGAGTTTAATTTTTTCTGCATAATTATATCTGGAATAATCAAAGAGGCAGTAATTACAAAAATAATAATAAAACCGCCAAATATAGTACCCAAAAATATTAATAATGCTTCAGGGTTATCAATTAAATCAATAAAGTTGAAATCACTATAAGCTAAAGCCATACCGCTTACAAGTACTCCTGTAACAAAAGCAAATATTAAAGCTCCTATAATAGGAACTCCTGCTAATAATACAATAATACTTGCAGTCATAACTATTTGAGTTTTATCGTCTTTATCATTTTCATCTATTTTTAACGCTATTTCTTTATGAATAATATTTCCGTATTTATTATACCAATATATTGTATAGAGATTACAAGTCATAACAGAAAGTAAAAGCTCCAAAGCAGGGGATATATCTTTTCTTTTTGTAAACTTCTCTACTTCTAAAGTAATATAATAAACCCAATAGTAATGGTATATTCCTAAAGTAAAGAAGTTTAGAATAAACATTGTAGGAATTGATCTTACAGCCCCTATATTCATATTGTTTCCTATTGTTGTTATGCTCGCTTCGCCTTAAATAAGCTAGTGAGTAAACTCACTAGCTGGCTTAGCTCGCTTGGTTGTTGTTATGCTCGCTTCGCCTTAAATAAGCTAGTGAGTAAACTCACTAGCTGGCTTAGCTCGCTTGGTTGTTGTTATGTTCGCTTCGCCTTAAATAAGTCAGTGAGCAAACTCACTAGATGGATTGGCTCACTTTTTTATTATTACTATGTAGCCTGTAAATTGTGCATACTTCGTCAGCACGCAAAGTATTGGCTTATAGCCTTTCTATTTTTAATTATATCTAGTTTTTATCTGCGAACCATGAACAAAGCCATGAATTGCATCTTTTCCATCTTTAGCATTCGGAGGCATATAATATACTTCACAGCTGTTATTAACATCCATCTCGAAGTACCATTCTAAGTCTTGAGTAGGTCTGATATAAAGCTCTGTATAAGCACCCCAAGCTAAGCTATGTTTTACTTTAGGATCAGTAGGACCGCCAACAGCGTTAGCAGTTAGTTTTCCATCATAAGCAGCAGTATAACCTAAAGAAGGTTCAACATATAAAGTAACTATATCACTGTTAGCAGTTATACCCAATACAGCAGCAACTGATACTTTATAAGGATTTTTATCCCATTTAGTATTTTTTTGTACATAAACAGTGTCTGCAATAGGTTCTACTGCTCTAACCTCTGTTCCGATTTATATAGATTTAGTTAATGGTTTTATTTATATTCCTGAACTTTCCACAGGCTTAATTAAAAAAGTATAGTTAGCCAACTAATAAATTATATAGACTTACAAAATAATTTTAAAAAATATATATAATAATATATAAATATTTTATAATATGAATAAAAATTAGTAATTTTTTTTAATTAAAACAAATTTCTACTTTTACATTTATTTTTTTACAGCAATATTATCATTTGGTTTTATAATATATATTGACTTTTTATTTATTATTAATAAAATATATATTATAAATATAATTATTCATTATAAGGAGAAAAAGAATGAAAAAATTTATAATTTTCTTGTTTCTATTTGTTTTATTATTCTCATTATTCTGTTATGGTCAGGCTTCATATAATACACCAAATGAAAAAGAGTATGCTAGTCTTAAAGAGATAGTAGAAGCCATAAAGGAGATTATAAATGAATATAAGCAAGGTAAACGTGCTTATTTCTTAGAAAATAATGCCCAATTATTTGCTTCTAAAGATGATGCACTGTTTAATAATTTAAAAAACAATCCTGAATTATTCACAGTTCTTGAAAATAACCCTGAACTATTTAATATTATTGATCAAAATCCGCAATTATTTGTTAATATCTTATTAGATGAGCAAAAATTGCAAGAATTTATTTTTAGTCCTTTTACATTCTGGAAAGATCATGAATGGGGTTATGGAGACGGAAGAGCTTCTATAAATATTAATAATGAGTCTTTATTTAATTCTACTTCTCAAAGAGAAGAAAATTACACTGTTCAATTATGGAAAGAATGGGGTATAATGAAATAAAAATATTAATTATGAATAATAAAACATATAAAGGGTTATTGTAGTTTATACTGCAGTAACTCTATATTTGCTTCCAAACTTCATAATATAAAAGTGGCAGAACTTCTAATACAAAAAGGTGCAGATATAAATGTAACAAATGAGGATGGAGAGACACCTTTAATGTATGCTTCTAAAGTTCATAATGAGAAAATAAAAAATTTTACTTACAGACCCCGCCCTTTATATTTTTTAGCTTGTTTAGAAAATTATATTTAAATTTCCTTAAATGCTTATATAGAATTTATAAGCACCCGCCCAAGTGCTGATTAGGTTAATAATATTTTACTATGTTCTATTATTCTGAATCATTATCTGAATATTTAGTAAAAATAATATTAAGTTTAGATTGAAGAGCTATAATAGAATAAATATATCCAAAAGGTATAAATAGCAGTATAGCCAAAACAACAGCATTTTCACCATAACTGTCTAATTCAGCCTTTTTACTCATATCATTAAATACTATTGTTCCATATTTATAAAACCAATATATAGAGAATAATCCGCATGTTATTATTGATAAAACTAGACTCAATGTTGGGTTAATATATTCCTGTTCCATATAATTATTAACATCATTTGTTGTAACATAAATCCAATAAATAAAATATATACCGCATGTTATTATTGATAAAATTGCTACAGTTAATAATGATTTAGCTTGAAAATTCTTCATAATGTATCACTTAAAGACTATTTTTTATTTAGTTTAATATATAAAAATGTATAAGTCAATTATAACTTTATTATGAATAATAAAAAATCTAAATAAATTCCGCTTGCAATGTTATATATATTATAGTATCATATATAGTATAATATAATTATGTTAATATGGTGCTAAATGTTTAAGAAAAACAAACAAGAAAATAACAATAACGGTGTTAAAAAGAAAAAATCCAAATTAAAAAAATTTATACTAACTATTTTTATTATATGTTTATTTGTATTTGTTGCAGTAGGCATAGTTGGAATATACTTTGTAGGCGGCGTATATAAAGATTGGGTGGCCAGAAGAGATCAAAGTATGGCTATGCTTGAAGAATACTATGATATAATAGTTATAAGAGGTAATGAAAAAAGGATAAGATATTTTAATCCTTTAAATCCTTTTGGGGATTCTCCTCCTACAAAAATATACGATAGAAATAATATATTGATAGGCGAATATATGCCTCCTGCTTATGAGGTTGTTAATGTAGATGATATTAATCCTCTTTTGGAACAAACATTGCTTTTAATGGAGGATCAGAAATTCTATTCTCATAAAGGTATTAACTATTTCAGAACAGCTTATTTAGGTGTACAAACTATTTTAACAAGAAGAATAGTCGGCGGCGGCTCTACACTTACTCAGCAGTTAGCTAAGCTATTATTTACAAAAAGTGAAAGAACTATAGAAAGAAAACTTTTTGAAATGTTTGCGGCAAGAGAGATAGAACAGAAATATACAAAAAAAGAAATTTTAGCAATGTATTTTAATACTGTTTATCTTGGAGACGGAAACTACGGATTTGAAGCAGCAGCCAATCATTATTTCAATAAACCTCTAAGACAATGCAGATTATTAGAATATGCTATATTAGTCGGCATGCTTCCTAACCCTACATACTATTCTATAGTCAATAATCCTGATAACAGCAGGAAAAAAGTAGAGCAGATATTATCAAGACTTGTGAAAAATAATATTATAGATAAACAGACTATGGAATCTGAACTTGCTTTATTTGATAAAGAATACACTAATATAAACAAGCAGGTGAAAGGTGCCCAATGGAAAATGACAGTAAATAGAACTCCTTATGTCAATGAATATGTAAGACAGGAATTATTAAATTATTTTAATAAAGATGAGCTTGCCTTATCCGGTCTTAAAATATATACAACAGTAAATGAAAGATATTATAGAGTTGCAGATTCTGTAATGAAAGAAAATATAAGAAACTTACAGACTAGTTCATCAAATAGAAGCTATCAAGGTGCAATGGTATCAATAGATCCTAAAACAGGCGGAATACTTGTTATGATAGGAGGCGACGGATACACATTGCAAAATCAATTTAACAGAGCAGTACAGGCAAAAAGACAAATAGGCAGTGTAATAAAACCTTTTATATATTTATATGCATTTGAGGGTGGAGCACAGCCATTTTCCACTATGCTTGATACCAATTACAGCTATCCTCAGGGTACAGGAAAGCCGGCATACTCACCTAGAAACTTTGACAGAAGGTATAGAGGGGAAATGACTTTAGAAACAGCTTTATCAAAATCAATTAATACAATAGCGGTTAAATTATTAAATGATATAGGGCTTTCTTATTTCATAGAGCATTCAAGAGAGTTTTTCGGAGAAAATGCTTATATACCGAATGCTTTATCTATAGGTTTGGGAACTATGGAAATGAGTCCTCTTAATTTGGCATCTGCTTATAGTGCATTGGCTAATGGCGGTATTAAATATGAGCCTTATATTGTAGATAAAATAATTGATATAGACGGTAATGAACTTAGTGTTACAGCTTTGGTTGATAGAACGCCTCATAAAATAAGTTCAACTTCACCATCATCTTATTATTTTTTAAATACTACTTTACAGAAAGTTATAGCACCGGGAGGAACCGCATATAGAAGTGCTAATACTTACGGCTTTAAATATCCTTCATATTCTGCTAAAACAGGAACAACAAGCGAACATAGAGATAATTGGTTTGCTGCATATAATGATGAAATAGTTACAATT
This genomic window contains:
- a CDS encoding DUF3592 domain-containing protein — encoded protein: MNRKKISIISIIEKILVCFAGIALTFEGVVGFFSFINTRNYIHTVGVVEKLDRKKIVYNPRKIRYKKVMVISYEADNHGTLYAALRSHYPFRKVGDELPLWYDPDEPKNIKLPISDSISYILSIVIGLLIIYFGIYIVNKK
- a CDS encoding transglycosylase domain-containing protein gives rise to the protein MFKKNKQENNNNGVKKKKSKLKKFILTIFIICLFVFVAVGIVGIYFVGGVYKDWVARRDQSMAMLEEYYDIIVIRGNEKRIRYFNPLNPFGDSPPTKIYDRNNILIGEYMPPAYEVVNVDDINPLLEQTLLLMEDQKFYSHKGINYFRTAYLGVQTILTRRIVGGGSTLTQQLAKLLFTKSERTIERKLFEMFAAREIEQKYTKKEILAMYFNTVYLGDGNYGFEAAANHYFNKPLRQCRLLEYAILVGMLPNPTYYSIVNNPDNSRKKVEQILSRLVKNNIIDKQTMESELALFDKEYTNINKQVKGAQWKMTVNRTPYVNEYVRQELLNYFNKDELALSGLKIYTTVNERYYRVADSVMKENIRNLQTSSSNRSYQGAMVSIDPKTGGILVMIGGDGYTLQNQFNRAVQAKRQIGSVIKPFIYLYAFEGGAQPFSTMLDTNYSYPQGTGKPAYSPRNFDRRYRGEMTLETALSKSINTIAVKLLNDIGLSYFIEHSREFFGENAYIPNALSIGLGTMEMSPLNLASAYSALANGGIKYEPYIVDKIIDIDGNELSVTALVDRTPHKISSTSPSSYYFLNTTLQKVIAPGGTAYRSANTYGFKYPSYSAKTGTTSEHRDNWFAAYNDEIVTITWIGSDRNDLLPNNVTGGATTALATFQYLNAITPQSKREFNWPIPDDVLVVEICQDSGLPRNHTCVNVAPLTVGGNVDLSTQCPIDHLRTGTVRNEDTNDTMIEDDGDFYYTPLDENTNSYDSNQNNNTQNNNQNNNIYMLPEDNIEDPSLGNIRS
- a CDS encoding DUF4234 domain-containing protein; translated protein: MNIGAVRSIPTMFILNFFTLGIYHYYWVYYITLEVEKFTKRKDISPALELLLSVMTCNLYTIYWYNKYGNIIHKEIALKIDENDKDDKTQIVMTASIIVLLAGVPIIGALIFAFVTGVLVSGMALAYSDFNFIDLIDNPEALLIFLGTIFGGFIIIFVITASLIIPDIIMQKKLNSIWEKIRSKKYNNKID
- a CDS encoding tetratricopeptide repeat protein; its protein translation is MNYYNFIHNMRADSGLSFLKKLNFETLENNDLFFYDLTEKLKNDKILNIRYNDTAILPLLVDSYIDECAYNGDNESFENVIGSINSILIKNSNNLYARNKAAFLYYTKYIYDYDDIYYDIASDHIERIIHYNSEISHFISAILNHFKYTITKNNEYFNKALESYKEVLNLIGSDINLSYNIFSLYKCKYSNAEKEKHFNIAAEEYLQILDFDNDNIFVLDHIAELYKDQFIFTKNPDYYLLSINYYIDLYYTSNDINILLNVGFLHTIMFKYSKYIHFSDDAVSVLKKIEEVNNPNNILYILLGYIYCMRYSLTQNSEDFSSAMNYYNEVKNSDNSSYYFIAHIYILCYKNTKDELYFNASLSAFNHLDTDDTDILNSIAYLYECRFSITKNKDDFDNSLFYYNKALAIDPDYFYTYINRFELYRLAFLYFDDVNYFKFVINDYETLLNEGQLDNDNVLNYYMNYNLGCFYHFLYSNSLDDKFSCSDNNLRDEFFSKSLLFFSHSNSFIAVSDLYRLRYIEDHNSDKYFNLSLSYIEKHFNIFRYDIRNLSQKAILYYEAYKVKKDIKYFNTALENFNYALEINEYDKTLYYNLALLYHLQLLESSFENYQSAEKNYLKAIDIDSTYYTAFENLGFLYNNLYSNYNVEEIFNNSLSCFETVLYNNQQSLISLEGLGDVYYLKISNNTFDKESKYEYIMKSLDYYDSSLYNGAGIDIIYKKLSNIYFILFSEYDDKIIINDYFDKYINLLPQNRILANKYLFILNNVMYDIHKNNKYLIKAGKCLSSFNIDIFSIRLCIDFFKHLFFITKRIKYALFSLFYLEYIINIEKNNIDYYFDMGVMHYQIFLKTKNYEYAVNSFHCYSRVLDINSKYPKCNYNRALILKHLFEKTSKMYFIENAFDNLISSVNLGNIEAYSLMGDIYLLLYKREKPDEEYLDRAICNYNLSIENNYYGRNDYEVYFSLGICYYFKYKKHRKVNEYFNNSLYYYKKALTINKKNIKIKRFIKYLQIIKKIPHS
- a CDS encoding DUF4234 domain-containing protein, coding for MKNFQAKSLLTVAILSIITCGIYFIYWIYVTTNDVNNYMEQEYINPTLSLVLSIITCGLFSIYWFYKYGTIVFNDMSKKAELDSYGENAVVLAILLFIPFGYIYSIIALQSKLNIIFTKYSDNDSE
- a CDS encoding TreP protein: MKKTVLFFALILIMVANLYPQVFKPFRKLYTIQTEKFEIIFPIESRRTAENLAKVADDIYYKYSKILNSTVRGKIPITITPDFNIFNSSAMIIPYSTLILYDTNMDENFTSYNNNFETVFIHELTHLLTMASENTGLATKVMGNWASFVHLNAMPFMIEGAPVSMESFTGLGRANDPLIKQRLRQDIFEGNFRTPIQTSYLWSKSPYGDVYYEYGGLFSKYLQERFGMEKYNEFWKKMQTSLSFSFLIYNSGVYGSFKKVYGIKFTEIWSDFQNYLVLTNINPSEELRVNDKETFINDIASYNDTLYYIDGDIGALYSYKEKRNNENNKKDLKLEFLIDKSSESLDISKDGSNALIVSYMYNGGLYKYIVKEYDLNKKTRTKRKWFDIQYARYFRNGIIGISKDLHNSILVYINENDEKEILLQANDNFGYGFPAVIDDNNIALIVTDNGVKHIAVFNYNNKTLKYIDTKDNTLNYVRYLKYSNNKLLFSYNNNDRFYKLGEIDLDNNSIKLYTKDYSGGVFSAVYAGESIYYKGRFSEFDRLMKYTDDTSQTKNFTYTDKTINKYEFTPQMELGNYNSFKYFRPWSMWVPLPQMSDSFPFLINGLGILSVVSSPSANNLALIWLGYDIPSNFLQTELSVTSFSMIYPLYFGFKSDVVYSSLNYWRLNSYLSMKFELNTESDKLYFNIEPTISGALFSEFVNPQTNTSSAFTWKYSSWTLNVSLKASMIFRVRTDKPYRDDLVNLTVIPTYSIKYNKFAIDFSTKFQTRYVPIRASFYGSYAFYTNTAFDGNSTVFGSREVSAPEEFYAYVKNKKYKSNYFLGGDVEILGYLSSHFNLSHIYFDNFFASILYRFAYFSKEYMHSAALKVGFDASIPISGYQNIVTGEPYILLALRLPTTLDKNAIVNYPTLNDLYVGFGFQMSW